One segment of Thermosipho atlanticus DSM 15807 DNA contains the following:
- the metG gene encoding methionine--tRNA ligase, with amino-acid sequence MKKFYITTPIYYVNSDPHIGSAYTTIIGDIIARYKRLIGYEVFYLTGTDEHGQKILQAAKEKGIEPQKLCDELSEKFKKLWKDLNITNDYFIRTTDPEHMNTVQFFVKKMLENGDIYKGTYKGWYCVPCETYWNEEEILKSDSGDPLCPSCKRPLNFVEEENYFFKLSKYTEPLLKHFKENPDFVEPEFRKNEMLKILESGLKDLSITRTTFNWGITMPNDPKHVIYVWVDALINYVSAIGYGRDEENFNKWWPADVHLIGKEINRFHSLIWPAMLMSVGLPLPKKIFAHGWLTVNGQKISKSLGNAIDPREFVKKYGNDVIRYYLTRDIVFGKDGDFSEENLVQRLNSDLANDYGNLLHRTLAMVKKNFNSIIPEPGKFEESDLELIKNFSKLLKKYYEYMDAYKLTNALEIIWQYIGEVNKYFDENKPWILAKEGKTERLATVLYNTLEAILRIATLLLPFMPDSSKEVYKRLSQENNPIKIFESEWNALKPGQKIIHGKPLFTKINLNKFEKIAIKKENKEEEKEGVMYITFDTFKKIDLRVAEILEAEKVPKSEKLIKLIIDLGELGKRQIIAGIAKHYNPDELVGKKIIVVANLKPAKLMGIESQGMLLAAKHEDKLTLLTVETNINPGSKIS; translated from the coding sequence GTGAAAAAATTTTACATCACTACCCCTATTTATTATGTCAATTCAGACCCTCACATAGGAAGCGCTTATACTACCATTATTGGCGATATTATTGCTAGGTACAAAAGACTAATAGGATATGAAGTATTTTATTTAACTGGAACAGATGAACATGGCCAGAAAATTTTACAAGCTGCTAAAGAAAAAGGGATAGAACCTCAAAAACTCTGTGATGAACTCTCAGAAAAATTTAAAAAACTCTGGAAAGACTTAAATATCACAAATGATTATTTTATAAGAACAACTGATCCTGAACATATGAATACTGTTCAATTTTTTGTGAAAAAAATGCTTGAAAATGGCGATATTTATAAAGGTACTTATAAAGGATGGTATTGCGTCCCCTGTGAAACATACTGGAATGAAGAAGAAATACTAAAAAGCGATTCTGGAGATCCTCTCTGTCCCTCTTGTAAAAGACCTTTAAATTTTGTTGAAGAAGAAAACTACTTCTTTAAACTTTCGAAATATACTGAACCACTGTTAAAACATTTTAAAGAAAATCCAGATTTTGTCGAACCAGAATTTAGAAAAAATGAAATGCTCAAGATCTTAGAAAGCGGATTAAAAGATCTTTCTATAACAAGAACGACCTTTAATTGGGGAATTACCATGCCAAATGATCCAAAACATGTTATATATGTTTGGGTTGATGCTTTAATAAATTATGTTTCAGCAATTGGATATGGAAGAGATGAAGAAAACTTTAATAAATGGTGGCCTGCAGATGTTCATTTAATAGGTAAAGAGATAAATAGATTCCATAGTTTAATCTGGCCTGCTATGTTAATGTCAGTTGGATTACCACTTCCCAAAAAAATATTTGCTCATGGTTGGTTAACCGTTAACGGACAAAAAATTAGTAAATCTCTTGGTAATGCCATTGATCCCAGGGAATTTGTAAAAAAATACGGTAACGACGTAATAAGATATTATCTAACTCGTGATATTGTGTTTGGAAAAGACGGTGATTTTTCAGAAGAAAACTTGGTTCAAAGGTTAAACTCGGATCTTGCAAATGACTATGGAAATTTACTGCATAGAACTTTGGCAATGGTCAAAAAAAATTTCAACAGTATTATTCCTGAACCCGGAAAATTTGAGGAAAGTGATCTAGAATTAATTAAAAATTTTAGTAAGCTATTGAAGAAGTATTATGAATATATGGATGCCTATAAACTTACAAACGCACTAGAAATAATTTGGCAATATATTGGTGAAGTTAACAAATATTTTGACGAAAATAAACCTTGGATTTTAGCAAAAGAAGGAAAAACTGAAAGATTAGCAACTGTTTTATACAACACACTCGAAGCAATTTTAAGAATAGCAACTTTATTGCTCCCCTTCATGCCTGATTCATCAAAAGAAGTGTATAAAAGACTTTCACAAGAAAACAACCCAATAAAAATTTTCGAAAGTGAATGGAATGCTTTGAAACCTGGACAAAAAATCATACATGGAAAACCATTATTCACTAAAATCAATTTAAATAAATTTGAAAAAATAGCTATAAAGAAGGAAAACAAAGAGGAAGAAAAAGAAGGAGTAATGTATATTACATTTGATACTTTCAAAAAAATAGATTTAAGGGTTGCAGAAATTTTAGAAGCAGAAAAAGTCCCAAAATCAGAAAAATTAATTAAATTAATCATAGATTTAGGTGAATTAGGCAAAAGACAAATTATCGCTGGAATAGCAAAACATTATAATCCAGATGAATTAGTCGGTAAAAAAATTATTGTAGTTGCAAATCTAAAACCTGCAAAATTGATGGGAATAGAGTCTCAAGGAATGCTTCTTGCAGCAAAACATGAAGATAAATTGACTCTTTTAACTGTCGAAACAAATATCAATCCTGGATCAAAGATTTCATAA
- the galT gene encoding galactose-1-phosphate uridylyltransferase → MMELRYNPLTDEWIIVSAATQRRPVQPSKTECPLCPGGLELPEEYDLVAFENRFPSLKMPPPEIDWYEKGPFRKNKSFGICEVIVYTSEHNSALPKMSLSQVEKLVEVWVDRTLYLSKIKQIRYIYIFENRGKEVGASLSHPHGQLYAFPFIPKRIEVKIEAMSKWYEEKNECPICSIMKYESEERKVYETESFIAIVPFYARFPYEVHIYPKKHYSTILDFSNREKKEFSEILKVVTMKYDKLFEQDFPYMMMFFQAPFNTEDVSPFFHFHVEFNPPKRDKNKLKWMASVETGTWTFINPVLPEEAAKKLRDTEVTL, encoded by the coding sequence ATGATGGAACTTAGATATAATCCTTTAACTGATGAATGGATAATCGTTTCTGCTGCAACACAAAGAAGGCCAGTTCAACCTTCGAAGACGGAGTGTCCTCTTTGTCCGGGAGGATTAGAATTACCGGAAGAATATGATTTAGTAGCTTTTGAAAATAGATTTCCATCATTGAAAATGCCTCCTCCTGAGATTGACTGGTATGAGAAAGGACCTTTTAGGAAAAATAAATCGTTTGGCATCTGTGAGGTTATTGTTTACACTTCCGAACATAATTCTGCATTACCAAAAATGTCATTGAGTCAAGTTGAGAAGCTAGTTGAAGTGTGGGTGGATAGGACTTTATACTTGTCCAAAATTAAACAAATACGTTATATCTATATATTTGAGAACCGTGGGAAAGAAGTAGGGGCTTCTCTCTCTCATCCGCATGGTCAACTATATGCATTTCCATTTATTCCAAAAAGGATTGAGGTAAAAATCGAAGCTATGTCGAAATGGTACGAAGAGAAAAACGAATGTCCTATTTGTTCAATAATGAAATATGAAAGTGAAGAAAGGAAAGTATATGAAACTGAGAGTTTTATAGCTATTGTACCATTTTATGCGAGATTTCCATATGAAGTCCACATTTATCCTAAAAAGCATTATTCGACTATCCTTGATTTTTCCAATCGTGAAAAGAAAGAATTTTCTGAAATTTTGAAAGTAGTAACTATGAAATATGATAAGTTGTTTGAACAAGATTTTCCATATATGATGATGTTTTTTCAAGCACCTTTTAACACGGAAGATGTTTCACCTTTTTTTCATTTTCATGTTGAATTTAACCCACCAAAAAGGGATAAGAATAAGTTAAAATGGATGGCAAGTGTCGAAACTGGAACTTGGACATTTATTAACCCAGTGCTTCCAGAAGAAGCTGCGAAAAAATTGCGAGATACGGAGGTAACATTATGA
- a CDS encoding galactokinase, translated as MRVRAPGRINIIGEHTDYNDGYVLPFAIDRYVNLTIETSNNFVFYSKNLDSKVILDEIVKTGKWADYVIGVISTLTKRGYKIPPIKIEVESSIPIGSGLSSSAALEVATTFAISEFFDLNLSKLEIVNIAREAETNFVGVKCGIMDQFASVFSKKNYAIFLDTMTLDYRYIPINLKDYEFYLIDSNVKHELATSKYNERRQECEEILRKLNKRSFREVTNNDLFLLDGVLKKRAQHVLEENERVLKIIEAFQTKDLFKVGQLLFESHESLKSLYEVSCNETDFIVDFLKNKENILGARMVGGGFGGGVMVLVRKDSFEKIGKELFEKYFNRFGRKLDFYKLHSSNGVELV; from the coding sequence ATGAGAGTGAGAGCCCCAGGTAGGATTAACATAATAGGAGAACATACAGATTATAACGATGGGTACGTTTTACCATTCGCCATCGATAGATATGTGAATTTAACAATTGAAACTTCAAATAATTTTGTTTTTTATTCAAAAAATCTAGATAGCAAAGTTATATTAGATGAAATAGTTAAAACTGGTAAATGGGCTGATTATGTTATAGGTGTAATTAGTACATTAACAAAAAGAGGTTATAAAATTCCTCCAATTAAAATTGAAGTTGAATCTAGTATTCCAATAGGCTCAGGCCTTTCGAGTTCAGCAGCTTTGGAAGTAGCAACTACTTTTGCAATATCAGAATTTTTTGATTTAAATTTATCAAAATTGGAAATTGTGAATATTGCAAGGGAAGCTGAAACAAATTTTGTGGGAGTAAAATGTGGGATTATGGATCAATTTGCTTCAGTATTTTCTAAAAAGAATTATGCAATTTTTCTTGATACAATGACTTTAGATTATAGGTATATTCCTATAAATTTAAAAGATTATGAATTTTATTTAATTGATTCTAATGTAAAACACGAATTAGCAACTTCTAAATATAACGAAAGAAGACAAGAATGTGAAGAAATTTTGAGAAAATTAAACAAAAGAAGTTTTAGGGAAGTAACAAATAATGATCTATTTTTATTAGATGGTGTTTTGAAAAAAAGAGCACAACATGTTTTAGAGGAAAATGAAAGAGTATTAAAGATAATAGAAGCATTTCAAACTAAAGATTTATTTAAAGTTGGTCAACTATTATTTGAATCACATGAAAGTTTAAAAAGTTTATACGAAGTTTCATGTAATGAAACGGATTTCATAGTAGATTTTTTAAAAAATAAAGAAAACATACTTGGAGCAAGAATGGTTGGTGGAGGTTTTGGTGGAGGGGTAATGGTTTTAGTTAGGAAAGATTCCTTTGAAAAAATTGGTAAGGAACTTTTTGAGAAATATTTTAATAGATTTGGTAGGAAACTAGATTTTTACAAATTACATAGTTCGAATGGTGTGGAATTAGTCTAA
- a CDS encoding ABC transporter substrate-binding protein → MKKLLVILGLLLIVLSFAAKDVIVIGTTDKIRTLDPANCYDYFSSNILQNVLAGPVDYEIGTANIKPWLFESWDVSEDGLVYTFHIRKDAFFEDGTQIDANVFKFSFDRVMKLNGDPAFLLTDVVKKTEVVDKFTFRVTLKSKFSAFVSVLGYTVAFPVNPKVYPKDAFYEFEPSASGPYKITEWIRDVRIVLEENPKYFGPKPKTPKIIIQFYENAQQLRLALETGEIDVAYRHLDPRDVLDLQNVPGIKVYLGASPQIRYLVVNVKQKPFDNPLVRQAIALAVDRETIVNDIFVGLAKPLYSMIPAGMWSHEEVFPKRDLSAAKEILKVAGYSEKNPLEIDLWYTPSHYGTTEADVAQVLKESLEQTGMIKVNIKYAEWSTYVEYFLNGTMGLFLLGWYPDYLDPDDYLWPFLSVNGAKSLGSFYENKNVEDLMIAARAATDQISREMIYKLVQNFHAAEIPYIPLWQGSADCVAHDDITGIVLEPTQIFRYYILERK, encoded by the coding sequence ATGAAAAAATTGCTGGTTATTTTGGGTCTGCTGCTTATTGTTCTTTCTTTCGCCGCAAAGGACGTTATTGTCATCGGAACTACTGATAAGATTAGGACATTGGACCCAGCGAATTGTTATGATTATTTTTCAAGTAACATTCTTCAAAATGTTCTTGCAGGGCCAGTAGATTATGAAATAGGAACGGCAAATATTAAACCGTGGCTTTTCGAAAGTTGGGATGTTTCCGAGGATGGGTTAGTTTATACTTTCCACATTAGAAAAGATGCATTTTTCGAGGATGGAACGCAAATTGATGCAAATGTTTTTAAATTTTCTTTTGATAGGGTTATGAAGTTAAATGGTGATCCTGCATTTTTGTTAACAGATGTTGTTAAAAAAACAGAGGTGGTTGACAAATTTACATTTAGAGTTACCCTAAAAAGCAAATTCTCAGCTTTTGTTTCGGTTCTCGGATATACTGTTGCATTTCCTGTAAATCCGAAAGTTTATCCTAAAGATGCGTTTTATGAATTCGAGCCATCAGCGTCTGGTCCATATAAGATTACTGAGTGGATTAGAGATGTGAGAATAGTGTTGGAAGAAAATCCAAAATATTTTGGTCCAAAACCGAAAACACCAAAAATTATTATCCAATTTTATGAAAATGCTCAACAGTTAAGACTTGCCCTCGAAACTGGTGAAATTGATGTTGCATATAGACATTTAGATCCAAGGGATGTATTAGACTTGCAAAATGTTCCCGGTATAAAAGTTTATTTAGGTGCTAGTCCACAAATAAGGTATTTGGTTGTTAATGTGAAACAAAAACCATTCGATAATCCATTAGTTAGACAGGCTATTGCTTTGGCAGTTGACAGAGAAACAATTGTTAATGACATATTTGTAGGTCTTGCAAAGCCATTATATTCAATGATACCTGCTGGAATGTGGAGCCATGAAGAGGTGTTCCCCAAGAGAGATTTATCTGCAGCAAAGGAAATATTAAAAGTAGCCGGATACAGTGAAAAGAACCCACTTGAAATTGATCTATGGTATACTCCTTCACATTATGGGACAACTGAAGCTGATGTTGCTCAAGTTTTAAAGGAATCGCTGGAACAAACTGGAATGATTAAAGTAAATATTAAATATGCCGAATGGTCAACCTATGTTGAATATTTCTTAAACGGTACGATGGGATTATTCTTATTAGGGTGGTACCCAGATTATCTAGATCCTGACGATTATTTATGGCCATTCTTGAGTGTTAATGGTGCAAAATCGCTAGGTAGTTTCTACGAAAATAAAAATGTTGAAGATCTTATGATTGCTGCAAGAGCTGCAACTGATCAAATTTCACGTGAAATGATATATAAACTTGTTCAAAATTTCCACGCCGCAGAAATTCCATATATTCCTTTATGGCAAGGATCAGCTGATTGTGTGGCTCACGACGATATTACAGGAATTGTTTTGGAACCAACACAAATTTTCAGATATTATATTCTTGAGAGAAAGTAA
- a CDS encoding ABC transporter permease → MSLKSYIITRIILALPMILILLIMIFFILRIIPGDPVLAILGGKAPIEVIEAKRHELGLDKPIIIQFFDYLADVAKGDLGVSTLTNRPVWSELKDRFPATLELTIFSFIIALLIGVFWGSEAAWRKDKPIDISARVYSIFIYAVPVFWLGLMLQLLFGIYLRWLPVGGRLSPRVSVDIKTGLLLLDSLITWNWEAFWDVLKHLLLPGFTLGLVISSIFLRMVRNNTVLMLSKDFVKAAKARGLKPRVILYGHAVRNAFVPIFTIMGMQFALLLAGAVLTETTFSWPGIGSYLVLKIKYRDFPAIQGTIIFFAMFVVVISILIDIVNALVDPRVRY, encoded by the coding sequence GTGTCCCTGAAAAGCTATATAATAACCAGAATAATTTTGGCACTTCCTATGATCCTTATACTTTTGATAATGATATTTTTCATTTTGAGAATAATACCCGGTGATCCTGTATTAGCGATTTTAGGTGGTAAAGCTCCTATAGAAGTAATTGAAGCCAAACGGCATGAATTGGGGTTGGATAAACCAATAATTATACAATTTTTTGATTATTTAGCTGATGTGGCTAAAGGAGATCTGGGAGTTTCTACTCTGACCAATAGGCCAGTATGGAGTGAATTAAAAGATAGATTTCCAGCAACTCTTGAATTAACTATTTTTTCGTTTATTATAGCTCTTTTGATAGGAGTTTTCTGGGGGTCTGAAGCAGCATGGAGAAAAGACAAACCTATTGATATATCGGCAAGGGTATATTCAATATTCATTTATGCAGTTCCTGTGTTTTGGCTTGGACTCATGTTGCAATTGTTATTTGGGATTTATTTGAGATGGTTGCCTGTTGGTGGAAGACTTTCTCCGAGGGTAAGTGTAGATATAAAAACTGGGCTTTTATTATTAGATAGTTTAATAACGTGGAATTGGGAAGCATTTTGGGATGTTTTAAAACATCTATTATTACCTGGATTTACGTTGGGTCTTGTTATTTCAAGTATTTTTTTAAGAATGGTGCGTAATAATACTGTTTTAATGCTTTCAAAAGATTTTGTGAAAGCTGCAAAAGCTCGTGGATTGAAACCAAGAGTGATTTTATATGGACATGCTGTTAGAAATGCTTTTGTGCCAATTTTTACAATAATGGGAATGCAGTTTGCTCTTTTACTTGCTGGTGCAGTTTTGACCGAAACAACTTTTTCTTGGCCAGGTATAGGGAGCTATCTTGTTTTAAAAATAAAATATAGAGATTTTCCAGCCATTCAGGGTACGATAATTTTCTTTGCTATGTTTGTTGTAGTAATAAGTATTTTAATTGATATAGTTAATGCATTAGTTGATCCTAGAGTTAGGTATTAA
- a CDS encoding ABC transporter permease: protein MRKKFVSERLGEFISDLFGTGTGWLTFVGAMILIFYISLAIFSPQLAPYNPTERVGRSLTAPNKEFIFGTDNLGRDVLSRVIYGARIALLIAFIAVAIAAGVGVPLGLISGFLGGPLDRILTLIMDAIYSFPGLILAIAIAAVLGPGVINIAISIAVVYTPTYFRVIRNQVSSVKNELYVEGARALGAKNWEILMKYIFPNVLPSIVVVISMNLADAIMTEAGLSFLGLGIAPPTPDWGFDLSNGQRFVLSKAWWGLLFPGLAIITVVLGFSMFSEGLNELINPTIRERR, encoded by the coding sequence GTGAGGAAAAAATTTGTAAGCGAAAGACTTGGAGAATTTATTAGCGATTTATTTGGTACTGGTACGGGTTGGCTAACTTTTGTTGGAGCAATGATTTTGATTTTTTACATTAGTTTAGCGATTTTTTCTCCGCAATTAGCACCTTATAATCCTACTGAAAGAGTAGGAAGGTCTTTAACAGCACCTAATAAAGAATTTATATTTGGAACTGATAATTTAGGAAGAGATGTGCTAAGTAGAGTAATTTATGGTGCGAGAATTGCCTTATTGATAGCTTTTATAGCCGTTGCAATAGCTGCAGGTGTAGGTGTGCCTTTGGGATTAATCTCAGGATTTTTAGGTGGACCATTAGATAGGATTTTAACATTAATTATGGATGCAATATACTCCTTTCCAGGTCTAATTTTAGCTATAGCGATTGCAGCGGTGTTAGGTCCCGGGGTTATAAATATTGCAATATCTATAGCCGTTGTATACACACCAACATATTTTAGAGTTATTAGGAATCAAGTGTCATCTGTGAAAAATGAACTTTATGTGGAAGGTGCAAGAGCTTTAGGTGCAAAAAATTGGGAAATTCTTATGAAATACATTTTTCCGAATGTACTACCTTCAATAGTTGTGGTTATATCAATGAATTTAGCTGATGCGATAATGACAGAAGCAGGATTATCGTTTTTAGGGCTTGGAATAGCTCCCCCTACGCCAGATTGGGGTTTCGATTTAAGCAATGGACAGAGGTTTGTTTTAAGCAAAGCATGGTGGGGACTTCTCTTTCCTGGACTTGCGATTATAACAGTTGTTCTTGGATTTTCAATGTTTAGTGAAGGCTTAAATGAGTTGATAAATCCGACTATAAGGGAAAGAAGGTGA
- a CDS encoding ABC transporter ATP-binding protein: protein MIFEAKDLKVYYKTKKGFVRAVDGINLSIEKGETVGLVGESGCGKSTFGQAILKILPPATFYGGSLKIENTELIGLNENEMRKIRGKKIGMIFQDPMTSLNPVMKVEKLFFETLKTHEPEITEEASRERTARVLEKVGIEPERMKEYSFQFSGGMRQRVMIALALVLNPILVIADEPTTSLDVIVQAQIMNLLNELRREYDMSLILITHDLGVVAEMADKICVMYAGHIVEEAVSEKLYYSPKHPYTELLLKSIPNTNIDDLDLKYIPGSPPDLLRPPVGCRFAPRCPYKKKICEVKEPPIFNVDGTKVKCWLYGGVKEW, encoded by the coding sequence GTGATATTTGAAGCAAAGGATTTGAAAGTGTATTATAAGACGAAAAAAGGTTTTGTAAGGGCTGTTGACGGAATAAATCTATCTATTGAAAAAGGCGAGACAGTTGGCTTGGTTGGGGAATCTGGTTGTGGAAAATCAACGTTTGGACAAGCTATTCTGAAAATATTGCCTCCTGCAACTTTTTATGGTGGAAGCTTGAAGATAGAAAATACTGAGCTGATTGGATTAAATGAAAATGAAATGAGAAAAATCAGAGGGAAAAAGATAGGAATGATATTCCAAGATCCTATGACATCACTTAATCCAGTCATGAAAGTTGAAAAATTGTTTTTTGAAACTTTAAAGACTCATGAACCGGAAATCACGGAAGAAGCTTCAAGAGAAAGAACGGCAAGAGTTCTGGAAAAGGTAGGGATTGAACCCGAAAGGATGAAAGAATATTCTTTTCAATTTAGTGGAGGAATGCGTCAAAGAGTTATGATAGCTCTTGCATTAGTTTTAAATCCAATATTAGTTATTGCTGATGAACCTACGACATCTCTTGATGTAATTGTTCAGGCACAGATAATGAACTTGTTAAATGAATTGAGAAGAGAATATGATATGTCCTTGATTTTAATTACACATGATTTAGGAGTAGTTGCTGAAATGGCAGATAAAATTTGTGTTATGTATGCTGGTCATATTGTTGAAGAAGCAGTTAGCGAAAAACTTTATTATAGTCCAAAACATCCATATACTGAATTACTTTTAAAAAGTATTCCAAATACTAATATTGACGATCTAGATTTAAAATATATACCTGGTTCTCCTCCTGATCTTTTACGCCCACCAGTTGGTTGTAGATTTGCACCAAGATGCCCATACAAAAAGAAAATTTGTGAGGTAAAAGAACCTCCAATATTTAATGTAGACGGAACAAAAGTGAAATGTTGGCTGTATGGTGGGGTGAAAGAATGGTAA
- a CDS encoding ABC transporter ATP-binding protein encodes MVRVENLKKFFPVKRTIGEVLLRVPQRFVKAVDNISFTISKGETFGLVGESGSGKTTTGRLILRLIEPTAGNVYFEDINVTKLSKEELRKFRKNMQIIFQDPMAALNPYMKVGEAIKHGLEIHNIGKNTQERKLLVMKMLERVNLSPPEDFYYRYPHELSGGQRQRIVIARALILKPKFIVADEAIAMLDVSVRSQLLQLLIDLKTEFDLTFLFITHDLATTKYICDRIGVMYLGKIVEIGNFKEIYKDPLHPYTKALISAVPEPDPKKKKKKLMPEGEVPNPINPPPGCKFHPRCPYAMDICKEKEPVLKEIEGRLVACYLYQSQR; translated from the coding sequence ATGGTAAGAGTGGAAAATTTAAAAAAATTTTTTCCAGTGAAACGAACAATTGGAGAAGTGTTATTGAGAGTCCCTCAGCGTTTTGTAAAAGCAGTGGATAATATAAGTTTCACGATTTCAAAAGGTGAAACATTTGGTTTAGTTGGGGAGTCGGGGAGTGGAAAAACTACCACGGGTAGATTGATATTAAGGTTAATAGAACCTACAGCAGGGAATGTTTATTTCGAAGATATTAATGTTACTAAACTTTCAAAGGAAGAATTACGAAAATTTAGGAAAAATATGCAAATAATATTTCAAGATCCTATGGCAGCGCTTAATCCTTATATGAAAGTTGGTGAAGCAATAAAACATGGTCTTGAAATACACAATATAGGTAAAAATACTCAAGAAAGAAAGTTACTTGTAATGAAAATGCTTGAAAGGGTGAACTTATCTCCACCGGAAGATTTTTATTATAGATATCCTCATGAACTTTCAGGGGGTCAAAGACAAAGAATTGTTATAGCTCGTGCTTTAATTTTGAAACCAAAGTTTATCGTTGCAGATGAAGCTATAGCAATGTTAGATGTTTCTGTGAGATCCCAGTTGTTGCAATTGCTAATTGATTTAAAGACTGAGTTTGATTTGACATTTTTATTTATTACACATGATTTGGCTACCACGAAATATATTTGTGACAGAATTGGCGTTATGTATTTGGGAAAAATTGTAGAAATAGGGAATTTTAAAGAAATTTATAAGGATCCATTACACCCATATACTAAGGCCTTAATTTCAGCAGTTCCTGAACCTGACCCTAAAAAGAAAAAAAAGAAACTTATGCCTGAGGGAGAAGTTCCAAATCCAATTAATCCACCACCAGGATGTAAATTTCATCCAAGGTGTCCATATGCAATGGACATTTGTAAAGAAAAAGAACCAGTTTTGAAAGAAATTGAAGGAAGATTGGTAGCATGTTATTTATATCAAAGCCAGCGATAA
- a CDS encoding Fur family transcriptional regulator, with product MKEIIEILSRFGIKPTLQRIHILKIILKYRNHLNADEVFKLVQEEHLTISRATIYNTLNLFSKKGLLKEIVTPESVRYDYIEKPHNHFYCEKCKRIYDIEEELPISNINKVDGHLVKKVQYYLVGICKNCLNGGE from the coding sequence ATGAAAGAAATTATAGAAATCTTGTCACGATTTGGTATAAAGCCAACTTTACAAAGGATACATATTTTAAAAATTATTTTGAAGTATAGAAACCATCTAAATGCGGATGAAGTATTTAAATTAGTTCAAGAAGAACATCTTACTATTTCTAGAGCTACTATTTATAATACTTTAAATCTTTTTTCAAAAAAAGGGTTATTGAAAGAAATTGTAACACCAGAATCCGTGAGATACGACTATATTGAAAAACCTCATAATCATTTTTATTGTGAAAAATGTAAAAGGATCTATGATATTGAAGAAGAATTACCAATTTCGAATATTAACAAGGTTGATGGTCATTTAGTTAAAAAGGTTCAGTATTATTTAGTAGGAATATGTAAAAATTGTTTAAATGGAGGTGAGTAG
- a CDS encoding peroxiredoxin, whose amino-acid sequence MALPLIGEKLPEFKAVTTKGLIRFPEDFKGKWVVLFSHPADFTPVCTTEFVAFQKRYDEFKKLNTELIGLSIDQVFSHIKWVEWIKEKLEIEIQFPVIADDRGQIAEMLGMIHPAKGTNTVRAVFVIDPEGILRTVLYYPQELGRNIDEILRIIKGLQIVDEHGVALPANWPNNELVNDEAIVPPASTTEDAEKRLKEYKCFDWWFCHKKIK is encoded by the coding sequence ATGGCATTACCACTTATAGGTGAAAAATTACCAGAATTTAAAGCAGTTACTACTAAAGGGCTCATAAGATTTCCAGAAGATTTTAAAGGGAAATGGGTGGTTTTATTTAGCCATCCAGCCGATTTTACACCTGTTTGTACTACGGAATTTGTAGCGTTCCAAAAAAGATATGACGAATTTAAGAAATTGAACACAGAACTTATTGGGTTAAGTATTGATCAGGTTTTCTCACATATCAAATGGGTTGAATGGATAAAGGAAAAGTTAGAAATTGAGATTCAATTTCCTGTTATAGCAGATGATAGAGGTCAAATAGCTGAAATGCTCGGGATGATCCATCCTGCAAAAGGAACAAATACTGTGAGAGCAGTTTTTGTGATTGATCCTGAAGGGATATTAAGAACTGTTCTTTATTATCCACAAGAACTTGGAAGAAATATAGATGAAATTTTAAGAATAATTAAAGGGTTGCAGATTGTTGATGAGCATGGAGTAGCTTTACCGGCAAACTGGCCCAATAACGAGTTAGTTAATGATGAAGCAATTGTTCCACCGGCATCAACTACTGAAGATGCAGAGAAAAGATTAAAGGAATATAAATGTTTTGATTGGTGGTTCTGTCATAAAAAAATCAAATAA
- a CDS encoding desulfoferrodoxin, with protein MTKSGQVYKCEICGNIVEVIHAGEGILVCCGQSMTLLEEKTAESSQEKHVPFIQEVTEGYLVKVGENIFHPMEEKHYIEWIELVVDGMVFKKYLNPGDKPEVLFKVDKGKEVYAREYCNVHGLWRSK; from the coding sequence ATGACAAAAAGCGGACAGGTATATAAGTGTGAGATTTGTGGGAACATAGTTGAAGTAATTCATGCTGGAGAAGGAATATTGGTATGTTGTGGTCAATCTATGACCTTATTAGAAGAAAAAACAGCTGAAAGTTCACAGGAAAAACATGTGCCGTTTATTCAGGAAGTAACTGAAGGTTATCTAGTAAAGGTAGGAGAAAATATTTTCCACCCAATGGAGGAAAAACATTATATTGAATGGATTGAATTAGTTGTTGATGGAATGGTATTTAAAAAATATTTAAATCCAGGTGATAAACCGGAAGTGTTGTTCAAAGTTGACAAAGGGAAAGAGGTTTACGCAAGAGAATACTGCAATGTACATGGATTATGGCGAAGTAAATAA